In a genomic window of Streptomyces pristinaespiralis:
- a CDS encoding acyl-CoA dehydrogenase family protein, whose translation MADFTKDQQALRDGLAPVLEKLDEGHVERDAAAEFPREAWRRLAGTGILGLPFDERYGGLGQSLTTTMYVLEGLGEGCRDAGLNFSACTHMVAAGVPLQRFGSDALKERHLPGICTGELIGAHAISEPDSGSDALAMRTRAVRDGDAYVLNGSKAFVSNGPVADVFTVYARTSDRPGPLSITAFLVDRDTPGLTLGRPLAKMGLRTSPLCELYFDDCRVPADRVVGRPGGGFLVLDHVMRWEILCSFVINAGEMQRRVDACVRYAQTRSQFGQPIGSYQAVSHKIVDMATGVETSRRWLYETARRMTAGDNVTRDIAMAKLVTSEANVASALAAVQIFGGNGYMAEFGIESQLRNAVAGTIYSGTSETQRNRIAALLGL comes from the coding sequence ATGGCCGACTTCACGAAGGACCAGCAGGCCCTGCGCGACGGCCTGGCGCCCGTGCTCGAAAAGCTCGACGAAGGGCACGTCGAGCGCGACGCGGCCGCCGAGTTCCCCCGTGAGGCATGGCGGCGGCTGGCCGGCACCGGAATCCTCGGACTGCCCTTCGACGAGCGGTACGGCGGACTCGGCCAGTCGCTGACCACCACCATGTACGTCCTGGAGGGCCTGGGGGAGGGCTGCCGCGACGCCGGACTGAACTTCTCCGCCTGCACCCACATGGTCGCGGCCGGCGTCCCGCTGCAGCGCTTCGGCTCCGACGCCCTCAAGGAGCGCCACCTGCCCGGGATCTGCACCGGTGAGCTGATCGGCGCCCACGCCATCAGCGAACCCGACAGCGGCTCCGACGCGCTGGCGATGCGCACCCGGGCGGTACGCGACGGCGACGCCTACGTCCTGAACGGCAGCAAGGCGTTCGTCAGCAACGGGCCGGTCGCCGACGTGTTCACCGTCTACGCCCGCACCAGCGACCGTCCCGGGCCGCTGAGCATCACCGCGTTCCTCGTCGACCGCGACACCCCGGGCCTGACCCTCGGCCGGCCCCTGGCCAAAATGGGCCTGCGCACCTCGCCGCTGTGCGAGCTGTACTTCGACGACTGCCGCGTCCCGGCCGACCGGGTCGTCGGCCGGCCCGGCGGCGGGTTCCTCGTCCTGGACCATGTGATGCGCTGGGAGATCCTGTGCTCCTTCGTCATCAACGCCGGCGAGATGCAGCGCCGGGTGGACGCCTGCGTCCGCTACGCGCAGACCCGCAGCCAGTTCGGGCAGCCCATCGGCTCCTACCAGGCCGTCTCCCACAAAATCGTCGACATGGCCACCGGTGTGGAGACCTCCCGCCGCTGGCTGTACGAGACGGCGCGCAGGATGACCGCCGGCGACAACGTCACCCGCGACATCGCCATGGCCAAACTCGTCACCAGCGAGGCCAACGTCGCCTCCGCCCTGGCCGCCGTGCAGATCTTCGGCGGCAACGGCTACATGGCCGAGTTCGGCATCGAGAGCCAGCTGCGCAACGCGGTCGCCGGAACGATCTACTCCGGCACCTCCGAGACCCAGCGCAACCGCATCGCCGCCCTCCTGGGCCTTTGA
- a CDS encoding ectoine synthase has product MIVRKLEEVTCVDWGNGLSRRFLTQADGVGYTVTDTIVRAGTKSRLEYRNHLESCYCIEGSGEVIDSDGVSHPITPGTLYALDRHDAHWLVASPHEDLRLVCMFTPALRGDESHNLDSPEFSHY; this is encoded by the coding sequence ATGATCGTCCGCAAGCTCGAAGAGGTCACCTGTGTCGACTGGGGCAACGGCCTCAGCCGCAGATTCCTCACCCAGGCCGACGGTGTCGGCTACACCGTCACCGACACCATCGTCCGCGCGGGCACCAAGTCCCGCCTGGAGTACCGCAACCACCTCGAGAGCTGCTACTGCATCGAGGGCAGCGGCGAGGTGATCGACAGCGACGGCGTCTCGCACCCCATCACCCCCGGCACCCTGTACGCGCTCGACCGGCACGACGCCCACTGGCTGGTGGCGAGCCCGCACGAGGACCTGCGCCTGGTGTGCATGTTCACCCCCGCGCTGCGCGGCGACGAGAGCCACAACCTCGACTCGCCCGAGTTCTCCCACTACTGA
- the trpA gene encoding tryptophan synthase subunit alpha, with amino-acid sequence MPDPRPTPATGPTPATGPAPGTGPASAPGAAPVTGPASGTGPTHATATATATATGTGTAPRTAPAVVPAAEGFFTRAAPGRPGLALFLNAGDPPLDRLPDLVALLDESDIDCLELAVPFPGSVTDGPVIRRSADRALAHGTDLAAVLAAVARVRPGLKRLRIALLADFSHTVKGTAPGDFAAAVRDAGCDGLLLHGVPPRLRTAHYEAAHDAGLPLVTTCYAVSRPDAVAEAAAQATAYLYLVAHYGRSGTAAALDHDRLARSVAALRATATAPVAVGFGVRTRADTLLLQDLGADAAVVGSVGVARIEQALTEGRDPVEEFGSFVRELRGP; translated from the coding sequence ATGCCTGATCCCCGCCCCACACCCGCCACGGGCCCCACACCCGCCACGGGCCCCGCGCCCGGCACCGGCCCCGCATCCGCACCCGGCGCCGCCCCCGTCACGGGCCCCGCGTCGGGAACCGGCCCCACCCATGCCACCGCCACCGCCACCGCCACCGCCACCGGCACCGGCACCGCACCCCGCACCGCGCCTGCCGTCGTGCCCGCCGCCGAGGGCTTCTTCACCCGTGCCGCGCCCGGCCGGCCGGGCCTCGCGCTGTTCCTCAACGCGGGCGACCCGCCGCTGGACCGGCTGCCCGACCTTGTCGCCCTCCTCGACGAGAGCGACATCGACTGCCTCGAACTGGCCGTCCCCTTCCCCGGATCCGTCACCGACGGGCCCGTCATCCGCCGCTCCGCCGACCGGGCCCTGGCCCACGGCACCGACCTCGCCGCCGTCCTCGCCGCCGTCGCCCGCGTCCGGCCCGGCCTGAAGAGACTGCGCATCGCGCTGCTCGCCGACTTCAGCCACACCGTCAAAGGCACCGCCCCCGGCGACTTCGCCGCCGCCGTGCGCGACGCCGGCTGCGACGGACTGCTGCTGCACGGCGTCCCGCCCAGGCTGCGCACCGCCCACTACGAGGCCGCCCACGACGCCGGCCTGCCGCTGGTCACCACCTGCTACGCCGTCTCCCGGCCCGACGCGGTCGCCGAGGCGGCGGCGCAGGCCACCGCCTACCTCTACCTGGTCGCCCACTACGGCCGCAGCGGCACCGCCGCGGCCCTCGACCACGACCGGCTGGCCCGGTCCGTCGCCGCACTGCGCGCCACCGCCACCGCGCCCGTCGCGGTCGGCTTCGGCGTCAGGACCCGCGCCGACACCCTGCTCCTGCAGGACCTCGGCGCGGACGCCGCCGTCGTCGGCAGCGTCGGCGTGGCCCGTATCGAACAGGCCCTGACCGAAGGCCGCGACCCCGTCGAGGAGTTCGGCTCCTTCGTGAGGGAGCTGCGCGGGCCGTGA
- a CDS encoding anthranilate phosphoribosyltransferase, translated as MHDAVAALIAQDRPVDLPQWRSFWDSLHDGALRRGESVALLASLSTQMPGRTTLTALLDSLAERRPGQGAGRPVFEGAVNIVGTGGGPRTLNISTAAALTAAAMGTRVVKTGSRAYTSALGSLDLLERLGIETASSYEQTHEMLERCGIAFAGMFVYPAELGLLARGVLPLDVRRLGRFVNALGPFLADMPVDAQLTGVSDPRLVPGLRHAAEHTARRTGGSVWLATNDTGADELVGFAPNLVRTYEGGGEDEFVLDPAALGLGPGGLEDLRPGADPVRDVLDLLAGRGRPAAEDAVCLNAAALAVAGRLTGDWHQALRGARAVLNDGSALALVDRLRRATEVAHA; from the coding sequence ATGCACGACGCCGTCGCCGCCCTGATCGCCCAGGACCGGCCCGTCGACCTTCCCCAGTGGCGCTCGTTCTGGGACAGCCTGCACGACGGCGCGCTGCGCCGGGGCGAGAGCGTGGCCCTGCTCGCGTCCCTGTCCACGCAGATGCCCGGCCGCACCACGCTGACCGCGCTGCTCGACTCGCTCGCCGAACGCCGCCCCGGACAGGGCGCCGGACGGCCGGTGTTCGAGGGCGCCGTCAACATCGTCGGCACCGGCGGAGGCCCGCGCACCCTCAACATCTCCACCGCGGCCGCGCTGACCGCCGCCGCGATGGGCACCCGCGTCGTCAAGACCGGTTCCCGCGCCTACACCTCCGCCCTCGGCTCCCTCGACCTGCTCGAACGCCTGGGCATCGAGACGGCCTCCTCCTACGAGCAGACCCACGAGATGCTCGAGCGGTGCGGCATCGCGTTCGCCGGAATGTTCGTCTACCCGGCCGAACTGGGCCTGCTCGCCCGGGGGGTGCTGCCGCTCGACGTCCGCAGGCTCGGCCGCTTCGTCAACGCCCTCGGTCCGTTCCTCGCCGACATGCCGGTCGACGCCCAGCTCACCGGCGTCTCCGACCCGCGGCTCGTGCCCGGGCTGCGGCACGCCGCCGAGCACACCGCCCGCCGCACCGGCGGGTCCGTGTGGCTGGCCACCAACGACACGGGCGCCGACGAACTGGTCGGCTTCGCCCCCAACCTGGTGCGCACCTACGAAGGCGGCGGCGAGGACGAGTTCGTCCTCGATCCCGCCGCGCTCGGTCTCGGCCCCGGAGGCCTGGAGGACCTGCGGCCCGGCGCCGACCCCGTCCGCGACGTCCTGGACCTGCTCGCCGGCCGCGGCCGCCCGGCGGCCGAGGACGCGGTCTGCCTCAACGCGGCGGCCCTCGCCGTGGCCGGCCGTCTCACCGGCGACTGGCACCAGGCACTGCGCGGCGCCCGCGCGGTCCTGAACGACGGCTCGGCCCTCGCCCTGGTCGACCGGCTGCGACGCGCCACGGAGGTGGCCCATGCCTGA
- a CDS encoding phosphopantetheine-binding protein — protein sequence MPHAQAIKEFIVEEFLPDMPARDLADHDDLLEGGVIDSLGLLKVIAWLEDRYDINTDEVDLDPESFKSVAAIEAFIADASRTRAEAA from the coding sequence ATGCCCCACGCCCAGGCCATCAAGGAGTTCATCGTCGAGGAGTTCCTGCCCGACATGCCCGCGCGGGACCTGGCCGACCACGACGACCTGCTGGAGGGCGGCGTCATCGACAGCCTCGGCCTGCTCAAGGTGATCGCCTGGTTGGAGGACCGGTACGACATCAACACCGACGAGGTGGACCTGGACCCCGAGTCCTTCAAGTCGGTGGCGGCCATCGAGGCGTTCATCGCCGACGCCTCCCGCACCCGGGCGGAGGCCGCCTAA